The Brachyhypopomus gauderio isolate BG-103 chromosome 7, BGAUD_0.2, whole genome shotgun sequence genome has a window encoding:
- the LOC143519193 gene encoding uncharacterized protein LOC143519193: protein MDSFILFRGTKRVTVKEEDMTTEKIGRIFQVHGPSVYITDDSNVAVFPGSDGHFSSIELTARGHYEVHGESISMGPSTSVPVSHDSTRFSFHRPPSAAAASATRASASPRPTLAKTFQRNIFIAELVDCKLETSRTLTVRFSEFEATVSGITSKVTDALEQDDSFILTDGQGNKILDSEGTRGSAFWKQSARKIFAVKEEDLLQLQASKKRRLSRRDDTGLDCVFEHIEEVVLAAQGLKGVSSAIKELQVLANSNWRTDVCLTQAQAAAVRDAFACVICRSVMADPIVSSCCQSLIGCRICIEEWQITSATCPKCRADDFSVNTHRLNGLSEALDTLRNILGG from the exons ATGGATAGTTTTATTTTGTTCAGAGGAACTAAACGCGTTACCGTTAAAGAAGAAGATATGACAACCGAAAAAATCGGCAGGATCTTTCAG GTACACGGTCCCAGTGTCTATATCACCGATGACAGCAACGTAGCTGTATTTCCTGGAAGTGATGGCCACTTTAGCTCTATAGAGCTAACAGCAAGGGGGCATTACGAGGTACATGGCGAGAGTATCAGCATGGGACCGTCAACTAGTGTGCCAGTATCGCACGATTCTACCCGATTTTCCTTCCACCGCCCACCCAGCGCTGCTGCGGCTTCTGCAACAAGAGCTTCTGCAAGTCCAAGACCTACCCTGGCAAAAACCTTTCAAag GAACATCTTCATCGCTGAGCTTGTGGATTGCAAGTTGGAAACAAGCAGGACGCTAACTGTGCGTTTTTCTGAATTTGAAGCTACTGTTTCGGGAATCACCAGTAAGGTCACTGATGCCCTTGAACAAGATGACTCATTCATCCTCACTGATGGTCAAGGAAACAAAATCCTGGATTCTGAAGGAACCAGAG GATCAGCATTTTGGAAGCAAAGTGCAAGGAAAATATTTGCTGTGAAGGAAGAAGACTTACTGCAGTTACAAGCAAGTAAGAAGAGAAGACTGAG TCGTCGAGACGATACCGGCCTTGATTGTGTTTTCGAACACATCGAAGAGGTGGTGCTTGCAGCTCAGGGTCTTAAAGGAGTCTCCAGTGCAATAAAGGAACTGCAAGTGTTGGCAAATTCCAACTGGAGAACAGACGTGTGTCTGACACAGGCCCAAGCAGCAGCAGTTAGAGATGCCTTTGCATGTGTCATCTGCAGAA GTGTCATGGCAGATCCCATCGTCTCATCATGCTGCCAAAGCCTTATTGGTTGCAGGATCTGCATTGAGGAGTGGCAGATAACTTCTGCCACTTGCCCAAAGTGTCGCGCTGATGACttcagtgtaaacacacacagactcaatgGCCTGTCTGAAGCTTTGGATACGCTACGAAACATACTCGGAGGCTAA